The following nucleotide sequence is from Agromyces sp. SYSU T00194.
GTCTCCACCACCGAGCTCGAACGCGAGATCGCCGACCACACCGCGGGCTTCGGCGTGATGCTCGACGCGTTCGCCGCGCACGGCCCGTCGCTCGACGCGCACGCGCCGATCGCGGTCGGGCACCGCGTCGTGCAGGGCGGCGCGCGGTTCTTCGAGCCGACGATCATCACCGAGCTCGTGCGCATCAACATCGACGAGCTCTCGGCGCTCGCCCCGCTGCACAACCCCGCCAACCTGGCGGGCATCGTCGCCGCCCAGCGCGCGTTCGCCGACGTGCCGCACGTCGCCGTGTTCGACACGGCGTTCCACCAGACCTTGCCGCCGGCCGCCTACACGTACGCGATCGACGCGGAGGTCGCCGAGAAGCACCGCGTGCGCCGGTACGGCTTCCACGGCACCTCGCACCGCTTCGTCTCGCGGCACGCGGCGGAGTTCCTCGGCAGGCCGGTCACCGAACTGAAGCAGATCGTGCTGCACCTCGGCAACGGCGCGTCGGCGTGCGCGGTCGACGGCGGCCGCTCGGTCGAGACGAGCATGGGCATGACCCCGCTCGAGGGGCTCGTGATGGGCACCCGCTCCGGCGACATCGACCCGGCGGTGCTGCTGCACCTCTCGCGCCGGGCGGGCATGTCCGTGGACGAGCTCGACACGCTGCTCAACTCCCGCAGCGGCATCCTCGGCCTCTCGGGCCACTCCGACATGCGCGACCTGCACGACGCGATCGACGCGGGTGACGAGCGGTCGCGCGTCGCGTTCGACGTCTGGGCGCACCGGATCCGCGGGTACGTGGGCGCGTACGCGGCGCAGCTCGGCCGGGTGGACGCGATCGTGTTCACCGCGGGCGTGGGCGAGAACGACGTGCGCGCGCGGGCCGCGGTGCTCGAGGGCCTCGAGGGCTTCGGAGTGGTGCTCGACCACGAGCGCAACGCGGCCCGCGGTCGCGGCGCGCGGCGCATCTCGGCCGACGACTCGCGCGTCGAGGTGCTCGTGGTGCCCACGAACGAGGAACTCGAGATCGCGCGCCAGGCCTACGCGGTCGTCACCGACTGAGGGCGCGGGTGCGCGGATGCTCCGCCGGGAGCGTCGCATGCCATAGCGTGTTGCCGTGGAGCGCAGCCGACGAGACCGCATGCGACGGCGCCGTCGCGCCGACGAGTCGACGAGCCGGCTCCCGTTCTGGGTGGGTCCGGCCATCGCGCTCGTGCTGGTGCTGCTCGTGCAGGCCCTGGTCGTGAAGCTGTACTCGGTGCCGAGCGGCTCGATGGAGCAGACGCTCGACGTCGGCGACCGCATCCTGGTCGAGCGGGTCGTGCCCGCGCCGCCGGAGCGCGGCGACGTCGTCGTGTTCGAGGCGACGCCGGAGTGGGGGAGCCTCGGCCCCGTGACCGATCCGATCGACGGCGTGCTGCGCGTGATCGGCACCGTCACCGGACTGGGCCCGGGGGCGCCGTACTCCCTCGTGAAGCGCGTCATCGGGCTGCCGGGGGAGGAGGTCGCCTGCTGCGACGCCGAGGGGCGGGTCACGGTCGACGGCGAGCCGCTCGACGAGCCGTACGTGTTCGAGGACCCGGCCTTCGAGCCCGGCACGCTCGACTGCACGACCGAGCAGCGCTCGCTGCGCTGCTTCGGCCCGGTCGTGGTGCCGGAGGCGTCGCTGCTCGTGCTGGGCGACCACCGCGGTGCGTCGTCGGACTCGGTCGTCGCGTGCCGCGGCGCGCCCGAGGGCGCCGACTGCGCCCGCTACGTGCCCGAGCAGCAGGTCGTCGGCATGGCCTTCGCGCGCATCTGGCCGCTCACCCGCATCGGCCCGATCGACTGACGCCCGCCCGCCCGATTCCAGACCCGTCGAAATGCTGCACTCTCGCGCGCGGAAGCGCAGTTCCTTGACGGGTCTCGGAGTCCGAGCCCGTGTGCGCATATCCGATTGTGCACTGAGGGCCGTTTCTTGGCCGGAGGGCGATAGGTACGGCCCTCAGCCCAAGAAACGGCCCTCAGGCGAGACCCGCGAGGTCGATCCGCCGGTCAGGCGGGAGCGGCGAGCCGCTCCGCGCGCGCGACGAGGTACGCGTCGAGCGCCTCGCGACTCGTGCGCGCCGGCACGTAGCCGAACACGTCCTTCAGGGCGTCGTTGGCGAGCACAGGCCGGTAGCGCAGGAACGCAAGCTGCTCGGGGCCGTGCACGGTCATGCGCATCGCGTGCCCGATGCGCAGGCCGACCGACAGCAGCCACGCCGGCACGCGGCGCGTGCGCTTGCCCATCGCGGCGGCGATCTCGCGCACCGTCACGACGCCGTCGCCGGCCACGTTGTACGCCCCGGCGGGCCCGCCGTCGGCGACCGCATGCACCATCGCGCCCACGACGTCGTCGACCCACGCGAACACGAACGGGCTCGCCGCACCGCGGATCTCGAGCGGCCGGTCGGCCTCCCAGAGCGCGGTGATCTGGTTGCCCACGGTCGGCCCGAGGATCGTGCCGATGCGGAAGATCACCTGCTCGAGCTCGGGGTGCGAGACCCGCGCCTCGGCGAGCATCTCCTCGACGAGTCGCTTGTGCCGCGAGTACGGGAACGTGTCGTTGCCGCGGAGCGCATCGGTCTCGCGCAGCGGCACCGGGTTGTCGGCGTGGTAGCCGTACGCGGCGCCGCTCGACGAGACCACGAGCCGCCGCACGCCGGCCTCGACGCACGCGTCGAGCACGTGACGCGAGCCGGCCACGTCGACCGCGTACTCCTGCTCGACGGTGGTGGAGGCGCCCGGGTTCACGATCGACGCCAGGTGCACGACCGTGTCGATGCGGTGGTGCGCGAAGCGCGCGGCGATCGTGCCGTCCTCGGTGACGTCGCCGTGCTCGACGACGACGCCGGCGATCGGATGCCTCGGAGGCCGCAGGTCGCCCGACACGACGAGCTCCACGCCGGGGTGCGCGGCGAGCGCGGCGACGACGTTCGAGCCGAGGAACCCGCTGCCGCCGGTCACGTAGACGCGACGCCCGCCGGGAGCCGTCGGGCTCACGCGGTCACCTCGGCCGCGGCATCCGCCTGCTTCCGCTTCGTGTGCCGCGCCCAGAGGCCGGCCACGACGAGGCCCGCGACGATGTCCCAGATGCCCCACCAGCCGGCGACGATCGCCATGCCGCCGAGGCCGCCGAAGAACGTGA
It contains:
- a CDS encoding acetate/propionate family kinase: MSPILVVNSGSSSFKYQLIDVEDSATLASGLVERIGADTGGHARHSVHEASGAVSTTELEREIADHTAGFGVMLDAFAAHGPSLDAHAPIAVGHRVVQGGARFFEPTIITELVRINIDELSALAPLHNPANLAGIVAAQRAFADVPHVAVFDTAFHQTLPPAAYTYAIDAEVAEKHRVRRYGFHGTSHRFVSRHAAEFLGRPVTELKQIVLHLGNGASACAVDGGRSVETSMGMTPLEGLVMGTRSGDIDPAVLLHLSRRAGMSVDELDTLLNSRSGILGLSGHSDMRDLHDAIDAGDERSRVAFDVWAHRIRGYVGAYAAQLGRVDAIVFTAGVGENDVRARAAVLEGLEGFGVVLDHERNAARGRGARRISADDSRVEVLVVPTNEELEIARQAYAVVTD
- the lepB gene encoding signal peptidase I, producing MERSRRDRMRRRRRADESTSRLPFWVGPAIALVLVLLVQALVVKLYSVPSGSMEQTLDVGDRILVERVVPAPPERGDVVVFEATPEWGSLGPVTDPIDGVLRVIGTVTGLGPGAPYSLVKRVIGLPGEEVACCDAEGRVTVDGEPLDEPYVFEDPAFEPGTLDCTTEQRSLRCFGPVVVPEASLLVLGDHRGASSDSVVACRGAPEGADCARYVPEQQVVGMAFARIWPLTRIGPID
- a CDS encoding NAD-dependent epimerase/dehydratase family protein, which codes for MSPTAPGGRRVYVTGGSGFLGSNVVAALAAHPGVELVVSGDLRPPRHPIAGVVVEHGDVTEDGTIAARFAHHRIDTVVHLASIVNPGASTTVEQEYAVDVAGSRHVLDACVEAGVRRLVVSSSGAAYGYHADNPVPLRETDALRGNDTFPYSRHKRLVEEMLAEARVSHPELEQVIFRIGTILGPTVGNQITALWEADRPLEIRGAASPFVFAWVDDVVGAMVHAVADGGPAGAYNVAGDGVVTVREIAAAMGKRTRRVPAWLLSVGLRIGHAMRMTVHGPEQLAFLRYRPVLANDALKDVFGYVPARTSREALDAYLVARAERLAAPA